The following nucleotide sequence is from Deltaproteobacteria bacterium.
AGGGATAGGACATGAGGGCCTCCAGCGCAAAGCTCGATATGGCCTGGACCTCCTTGCCGCTTTCTGCGGCGTACTTATCGAGGAAGTACTGGACGAGCAGGGGGATGTCCTCTGGCCGTTCCCTAAGGGCGGGCACAGCGATGTGGATGACGTTCAGACGGTAAAAGAGGTCCTCGCGGAAACGGCCGGCCATGACCTCTTCCTCAAGGTCGCGATTGGTCGCCGCTATGATCCTTACATCCACGTTGATCTCCTGGGTCCCCCCCAGGGGCGTGAATGCCTTTTGCTGGACGACCCTCAGGAGTTTCACCTGGAGGGTCAGGGGGAGTTCACCGATCTCGTCAAGAAAGATGGTTCCCCCGTTTGCCTTGGTGAAGAGCCCTATCTTGTCCCGCTCGGCACCGGTAAATGCCCCTTTCTGGTATCCGAAGAGTTCGCTTTCGAGGAGCTGATCGGGGATCCCTCCGCAGTTGACCACGACAAAGGGCCTGTCCCTGCGGCAGCCAGAATTGTGGATCGCCCTGGCCACGAGCTCCTTGCCGGTCCCGCTCTCCCCGGAGATGAGGACACTCGAAGGACTCGATGCGATTCGGGGGATGAGATGGAAGATCTTGAGCATGGCCGGGCTTCGCGCCACCATGGCATCGAGCCTGTGGACCTTTTCTTTTTCCGTATATTCGTCCTGGGTGAGGGGGAACCGGTTGTTTAGGGCCTTCTGGACCACTTTCCGAAGCTCATCGATGCGGAAGGGTTTGGTGATGTAGTCCCATGCCCCTTCCCGCATGGCCGCCACCGCGGTGTCCAGGGAGGCGAAGGCCGTTATGAGGATAACAGGCAGGGATGGTTTTTCCCGCTTGATCTCCTTCAGGAGCGATACACCGTCCATGCCGGGCATTCGAATGTCGCTCAGGACCAATGAGATCCTTTCTGAGGCAAGTATCTCTAAGGCTTGGCGACCGTCTGTGGCCGATACCACCTTGTACCCGTCCTTGGCGAGGAAGATCTCGAGGAATTCCCGAAGGCTTCGGTCGTCATCAACGATCAGGATCCTCGGCCGATTCGGGATCGAATCGGTCTGCCCAGACGGTTCTTCAGTGCGCGCAAAGATCGTCTCCATGATGTTGCCCTTCGCCGTTTTTATCGGCAAAAACGGACCACAGAAAAAATGGCCGAAAGGCCTTCATTCTACTCAGACACATTGATATCCCAAGCAGTTCGATCGACGAGGAATCTTGCAGATAAGCCTCTGAACGGGAAGATTTTTCACTCTCTTCGGTCCTAAAAACGTAAATTGTCGGAGTAGAATTCATTTACCCTGCGAAATAAGCCTAAGGCCGGGGTATTTGTGGTGTGAGGCAACCATGGACAGGAGGCTATTTGCCGCACGAAACAAATACCTCGGCCGTAGGCTCACGGATTCAGGC
It contains:
- a CDS encoding sigma-54 dependent transcriptional regulator, yielding METIFARTEEPSGQTDSIPNRPRILIVDDDRSLREFLEIFLAKDGYKVVSATDGRQALEILASERISLVLSDIRMPGMDGVSLLKEIKREKPSLPVILITAFASLDTAVAAMREGAWDYITKPFRIDELRKVVQKALNNRFPLTQDEYTEKEKVHRLDAMVARSPAMLKIFHLIPRIASSPSSVLISGESGTGKELVARAIHNSGCRRDRPFVVVNCGGIPDQLLESELFGYQKGAFTGAERDKIGLFTKANGGTIFLDEIGELPLTLQVKLLRVVQQKAFTPLGGTQEINVDVRIIAATNRDLEEEVMAGRFREDLFYRLNVIHIAVPALRERPEDIPLLVQYFLDKYAAESGKEVQAISSFALEALMSYPFPGNVRELENIIERSVALSSSSLILPESLSLARFKTQAESAKAPATSAPDIPPEGLDLEAYLADIEKGLLLKALERSGGSKTEAAALLGLNFRSFRYRLAKYGL